The following are encoded together in the Hippoglossus stenolepis isolate QCI-W04-F060 chromosome 12, HSTE1.2, whole genome shotgun sequence genome:
- the pno1 gene encoding RNA-binding protein PNO1, with protein sequence MWSNVVMNVDKNPDCGSGAAADSKEDADAFIQVKRRTQKRKLEQDGDMDTEQAVASKRPQFPPISGDRLKGPTEMRKIAIPAHRYTPLKENWLKIYTPIVENLHLQVRFNLKSRNVEIKTCKDTQDIGSLTKATDFVKAFVLGFQVEDSLALIRLDELFLESFDVTDVKPLKGDHLSRAIGRIAGKGGKTKFTIENVTKTRIVLADTKIHLLGSFQNIKMARTAICNLILGSPPSKVYGNIRVVASRSAERF encoded by the exons ATGTGGTCTAACGTCGTGATGAACGTTGATAAAAACCCGGACTGTGGCTCCGGCGCTGCCGCGGACAGCAAAGAGGACGCGGACGCTTTCATCCAGGTGAAGAGAAGGACCCAGAAGAGAAAGCTCGAACAAGATGGAGACATGGACACAGAGCAGGCGGTGGCCAGCAAGCGGCCGCAGTTCCCCCCGATCTCAGGCGACAGACTCAAG GGACCAACTGAGATGCGTAAGATCGCGATCCCAGCTCACAGGTACACGCCCCTGAAGGAGAACTGGCTGAAGATTTACACCCCCATCGTGGAGAACCTGCACCTTCAAGTCCGGTTCAACCTCAAATCTAGGAACGTTGAAATCAAA ACGTGCAAAGACACACAGGACATCGGCTCCCTCACGAAAGCAACGGATTTTGTTAAAGCGTTTGTTCTCGGATTCCAGGTTGAA GATTCTCTCGCTCTCATCAGATTAGATGAGCTCTTCCTAGAAAGCTTTGATGTCACAGACG TGAAACCTCTGAAGGGAGATCATTTATCCAGAGCCATCGGCAGAATCgcaggaaaaggaggaaaaaccaAATTCACCATCGAAAATGTCACGAAGACTCGGATCGTGCTGGCAGACAC gaaaattcacttattaGGATCTTTCCAGAATATCAAGATGGCCCGGACGGCCATTTGTAACTTAATCctag GAAGTCCACCTTCAAAGGTCTACGGTAACATCAGAGTGGTGGCGAGCAGGAGTGCTGAGAGATTCTGA